The genomic stretch CACGGAGGCCGTAGTTCTCGAGCGCGCGCTTCGTGGCGGTGAGCTCGACGAGGTTGACGTTGTAGCCCGCCTCCACGAGCCGGATCACGCACTTGACGATCGCCCGGAAGCGGTCGGGGAGGAGGTTCGCCCGGCGGTGGATGTCGACCCGGATCCAGTCGTCGCGCTCCTCCAGAGCGGGGTAGACGTCGAAGACCGACTCCTCCAGGTCCTCGTCGACTTTCATCTCGATAGCGTCGACCACGGAGTTCCCGACGACGGGGATTCGCGGTGTGCCGTCGACCGCCTCGGGATAGCCCTCGCGCACGAGGTGCTCGCGGTTGAGTTCGGTCGGTGCGAAGTGATAGACCGAGGCCGCCGAGCCGACGAAGGTGTCGTACTGCTCGGGGAACGGTTCGGTGCGATTGAGCGACCACTCGCCGTTCCACTGGTCGTCGATGAACGTCTCGGGATCCGTGTGGTTCGCGACGGAGGGCGACATCCCCCGGAGCCCGGCCTCGTTGTGGGCGACGAACTGGTTGGTGGCGAACGCCCACGCCTGGGGGACGATACCGGCAGCGAGGGTGTCGCCGTGGACGATGGGCAGCACGGTGGTCTCGGGGTAGTGCTCGTCGAGGTGGTCGGCGAAGCTCGCGATGCGGCTCGTGAGCTGGGCGGTCTTCTCCGAGAGCCCGCCCCGGATGCCGAGGTCGACCGCGACGCTGTCGGCGATGCCGTACTCCGCGAGGCCGTGGCCGAGGAGGTCGTCGTGGTGCTGGCCGGTGTGGAGGACGAAACACGGGAGCCCCTGGCGACGCGCCGCCGTGACGACGGGTGCCTGCTTGTAGAAATCGGGTTTGGTCGCGGTCACGACCGCCACCGCGAACCCCTCGCCCGCCACCTGGTCGGCGAGCCGGTCGTCGTACACCGTGATCTCGGTCATTGCTTCGACACTGCTCCGTCGGGGATTGTAACTGTTGGTGTTGCGTCCCGCGGCGGGTTGGTTCGCCCTGGTGCGGACGACCGCGAGCCGGTCGGCGTCTCAGATGTAGCGTTCCCGTTTGAAGTAGGCCACGAGGATCACCGCGACGACGACCATCCCGAGGAGGACGGCGGGGTAGGCCAGCGGCCACGCGAGCTCGGGCATGGTCTCGAAGTTCATGCCGTAGAGGCCCGTCACGAGCGTGAGCGGCAGCACGACCGTGGCCACCACCGTGAGGGTTTTCATCACCTCGTTGGTCGACTGCGAGAGGGTGTTGAGGTAGATGTCGCGCGCGCCCGATGCGAGGTCACGATAGGTGACGGTGAGCTCGACCAGCTGGACGAGGTGGTCGTAGACGTCGCGGTAGTACTTCTCCGATTCGGCGCGGATCCCGGCGGCGTCGCCGCGGGCGAGCACGCCGACCGCCTCGCGGGAGGGCCAGAGCAGCCGCCGAAACGAGAGGAGTTCGCGCCGGATCTCGTTGATCGATTCGAGCACCTCGGGGTCGGTGGTCGTGACCACCCGTTCCTCGATGGTCTCGATCCCGTCTTCGAGCTCGTCGAGGACGTCGAAGTAGCCCTCGACCATCCCGTCGATGACCCGGTAGGCGATGCGGTCCGCGCCGGTGTCGTCGTCGAGCCGGCCGTCGTGGACCATCCCCCAGACCCGCTCGACGGCCTCGATGGGCGTCACCGAGAGCGTGACCAGCCAGTCGGGGCCGACGAAGAGCCCGACGGGCGTGGTCTCGACCTCGTCGCGGAAGGCGGTGTCACCGGCCGCGAGCCGGGCGGTCTTGAACAACACGAACGTGTAGTCGGGGTACTCCTCGGTCTTCGGTCGCACCGTGTCGATCACGTCGTCGGTCGCGAGCGGGTCGATGTCGAACGCCTCGCGGAGTCGCCGGCGTTCGTCGGGGCTCGTATCGGTCGCTCGGACCCAGGTCGTCCCGTCGGCCGCGCGGACGTCCTCGATCCCGTCGCGTTCGGTGACGCCGGCGGCCGTGGCGCTCATCGCGGTGATCACGGCGTGGCCTCCGGCGCGCCCCACAGCCCGATGACCGAGAGCGTGACGCCCGCCATGACGCCCGTGATCGAGAGCGCTCGCCCTGGATACGGGGCGAAGACGCCGACAATGTAGCCCGTCAGCCCCAGAGCTACGAGCACGACTCCGGCACTCAACACCCGGTTCATGTTGCCGCCGACGGCCCCACCCTCGAAAAGATTTGGTGTGGCCTCAGATGAAGTTCAGAACCACCGAGAGGATCGCGAGGATCACGAAGACGATGATGAGGATCCGGGCGATCTCGGCGGTGAGGCCAGCGATACCCTGCGCACCGGCGACGTAGGCGATGATGGCGAGCACGATGAACACCACCGCGAGATACGCGATCGAGCCGGTCTGGAGCGGCAGCGCGGTGAACGCCGTGAGCGCGGCGGTCATCGGTCGTCCTCCCGAGGCGTTCGCGGTACGATGCGGTCGCGGGCTGTCGATTTCGTGAACATCACTGGCTCCGACACCCGTTCCGGTGTTGGGGATACGGCTTGCACCCGACGGTCGTTTAAGTACTACGGGCGTCGTTCGGCACCCTCTCGCACGCGCCTCGTGGTTCCGAAGGCCTTAACAGCGCGATCGCCGAAGGGAGGCCAACTCGCGGGCGACGGGCACCGGCGGGCACCTGTTCGGTGCAGCGCGCACGACAGGATGGAATGTGGCCTGTGCGGTCGGGACCGCACGGCTGAACCACCAACGCCCGGAGGCACATCATGGCACGAAGCTTCTATTCACACATCGGCGACGCGTGGCACGACCCGGAGAACGAGATGCAGGCCGAACTCCAGTGGCGACGCCTCCAGGAGTGGCGTCAGGAGGGCGCGATCGAGCGGATCGAGCGCCCGACGCGGCTCGACCGGGCGCGCTCGCTCGGCTACAAGGCCAAACAGGGGATCGTCCTCGCGCGGGTCGCGGTCCGCAAGGGTACGGCGCGCAAACAGCGCCACACCGCGGGCCGTCGAACCAAGCGCCAGGGCGTCAACCGCGTCACGCGCCGGAAGTCCATCCAGCGCATCGGCGAGGAGCGCGCCAGCCGGAAGTTCCGCAACCTCCGCGTGCTGAACTCCTACCCCGTGGGCCAGGACGGCTCGCAGAAGTGGTTCGAGGTGATCCTCGTCGACCCCGAACACCCCGCCATCGAGAACGACGACGACCTCTCGTGGATCTGTGACGACTCCCACCGCGGCCGGGCGTTCCGCGGCCTCACCAGCGCCGGCACGCAGGGCCGTGGCCTCGGCGAGAAGGGCAAGGGCGCGGAGCACACCCGCCCGAGCATCAACAGCGACCGCGGCCGCG from Halococcus hamelinensis 100A6 encodes the following:
- a CDS encoding 50S ribosomal protein L15e, translating into MARSFYSHIGDAWHDPENEMQAELQWRRLQEWRQEGAIERIERPTRLDRARSLGYKAKQGIVLARVAVRKGTARKQRHTAGRRTKRQGVNRVTRRKSIQRIGEERASRKFRNLRVLNSYPVGQDGSQKWFEVILVDPEHPAIENDDDLSWICDDSHRGRAFRGLTSAGTQGRGLGEKGKGAEHTRPSINSDRGRGK
- a CDS encoding DUF1328 family protein, producing MTAALTAFTALPLQTGSIAYLAVVFIVLAIIAYVAGAQGIAGLTAEIARILIIVFVILAILSVVLNFI
- a CDS encoding UDP-N-acetyl glucosamine 2-epimerase, yielding MTEITVYDDRLADQVAGEGFAVAVVTATKPDFYKQAPVVTAARRQGLPCFVLHTGQHHDDLLGHGLAEYGIADSVAVDLGIRGGLSEKTAQLTSRIASFADHLDEHYPETTVLPIVHGDTLAAGIVPQAWAFATNQFVAHNEAGLRGMSPSVANHTDPETFIDDQWNGEWSLNRTEPFPEQYDTFVGSAASVYHFAPTELNREHLVREGYPEAVDGTPRIPVVGNSVVDAIEMKVDEDLEESVFDVYPALEERDDWIRVDIHRRANLLPDRFRAIVKCVIRLVEAGYNVNLVELTATKRALENYGLRDRILDLDEEHDNFLFTGLWKKHAHVYEFLRSGQCFAELTDSGSMQEELNHIDEAVCLTARYNTDRPETVFDAGTNLLVPPTTGEAMFDLVEYVHGTESVRDRLRTGESIYGANVGETIVEFLDDRRDDAPFEWAHERLGFDGDEQGFEYL
- the corA gene encoding magnesium/cobalt transporter CorA, producing the protein MGRAGGHAVITAMSATAAGVTERDGIEDVRAADGTTWVRATDTSPDERRRLREAFDIDPLATDDVIDTVRPKTEEYPDYTFVLFKTARLAAGDTAFRDEVETTPVGLFVGPDWLVTLSVTPIEAVERVWGMVHDGRLDDDTGADRIAYRVIDGMVEGYFDVLDELEDGIETIEERVVTTTDPEVLESINEIRRELLSFRRLLWPSREAVGVLARGDAAGIRAESEKYYRDVYDHLVQLVELTVTYRDLASGARDIYLNTLSQSTNEVMKTLTVVATVVLPLTLVTGLYGMNFETMPELAWPLAYPAVLLGMVVVAVILVAYFKRERYI